The following is a genomic window from Camelus dromedarius isolate mCamDro1 chromosome Y, mCamDro1.pat, whole genome shotgun sequence.
CTGACCACCAAATTATCACCTTGTCATCTGAAAATGCTTTATAACAGCTAAACAATCTCACGTGAGTCCCCTCACCGGACGTGCAGTAATGCTGGTCTCCTCCCCCGAGGTTGTGGTGAAGGACAGAGCAGTGTTTACTGCAGGCACTGAAAAAGGGGTCCAGGCAGCTGGTGCTCAACACACCCCAACTTcccgatggctttcagggaaagggttTTAAAgacgggggagggaggggacaatgggtgcatgatcagctcatgcacatccttctgattggctggtggtgaggtcaTCGGGAGTCAACGCCATGAACTTTCTGGTCCCAGTGGTCTGGGATCTCCGTGCTGGTGGGCAGCACACAGTTAACTTCTCCCACCTGGTGgggtttcagtgtctgcaaaacagaTCAAAGAACATGGCTCAGAATATGTAGATCTACAGCACTTGAGGGGGAACtcaaggtccttgactttgtctgatggatggatggatggatggatatgggGGTGGATGGGTGGctgagtgggtgggtggatggatggataaacagaatgaGGTCCATCCACACaggggaatattactcagcctggaaaaggagtgaagctctgacacaggctacaacgtggatggaccttgaacaCAGGATGAGAGAAgcacacagaaggacacacagggtGTGATTCCTTTTTACAGGAaacgcccagaacaggcaaatccacagacacagaaagtggACAGAGACTGATTAGTAggctgccaggtgctggggaagggggatgAGGATGGATGACTTAATGGGCACATGGTCTCCTTTTGGGGTAACCCTCGTATACACCTCAGGATGTGAATCTCATGGTCGCCAACACAGCAGCTCAGGGATGCTAAGGGGGCAGGATACATCTAGTTACATACTCCATCCACAGTTCTGCTTTGTGCAATTTAGTTATAGTGAGATTTTTTCCCTAATTCCCGTAATGCCTGCCCCAGTGTGTGTAGAAATCCTAAAGCCAGAGGCATCAGGACCAAGGGGCTTACAGCTTCCTGGGTACACCAGCCCAGCTGGGGCCTCACAGACTGGACTCCTGAATGTGACCTTCCATACTGCAGTGGGGGAGAACTGCGCAGACCCACAGCATCCCAGGGCCATGTCCTCTCAGCAGGGCCGACCCCTCCACCGTTAGCTGCAAACTTCCAATGTGGGAGGACCACTGTCTGTACAAGAATGATATGGATACATAGAGGGATGGACTGAGGGATGGGAGACATAGATAGATGAGAGGTACAGAGAGAGATTACAGGCAGAGAATAGAgagatagatgaatagatagatgatagatagatagatagatagatagatacatagatagatacatagatagatacatagatagatagatagagggAAATATTGGTgcatggataggtggatggattgatggatggagaGATACATGGATAGACGGACGGAcagatggattgatggatggatggatggatggacggatggatggatagatacatacatacatacatatgtagatAGACAGAacaatggatggatgggtggatggatggatggatgatagatCAGTAGAAAAATAGATGCAAGGGGCTGTAGGCAGGTAGATAGAAGAATGGATGGATGTGCGTGGGTCACTGCGCACGTCACTTTCTTCTGGTGGCGAGACCAGAAGAGTTGGCCAGGCACACAGCTATGGCAGGCAAGAGGAAGTTCTTTTGGTTAGCCTacttctgaaacttttttttttttttaaataaaaaccccCAGGTATTTGCTCGTCTGGAAATACAACTTCAGTTCACCGCCCGCGGTACCTTCAGCACCGGGGCCCCTCCTCCGTGCCACACCTGAAGCTCCTCTGTCAGCGGCAAACCCTTTTGGGAAAGGCAGGGTCTGCCTGCAGCCGCCGTGGGACCAGGACGAGCCCGCAGCCCCGAGGGCCCGGCTCCGGGGGCCGGCACCCCGCCCACGCGGGGCGGGACGGGCGCTGATAGGAGGCGGCGGTGGCGGGCTTGGCCGAGACCGGGGACCAGAGAAAACAGACCAACCGACTGTTGCACAGGAAATTTCAAAACGGGTTTCCTCCCCACCAGCCTgactccgccgccgccgccgccgccgccggggcgGCCCGGGAGGTGGACCTGGGAGGCTGTGCATCCGGCGAGGGCGCAGCCGCCGCGCCATGGCCCCCGCGCGCCGGGCCGGACACGCAGCGCGGACGCCGGGCCCGGAGCCCTTTGCCGACCCCGACGACCGCCGCGGCTCGCCCGGACGCAGCAGGGCTCCGCTTGCCGACGGCCGGCTCTGAGGCGCAGCCGGCGCGCCTGGACCCCGGCGGGCtctgcgccgccgccgccgccccaggTGCGTGCAAAGCCCGTTCCCCGCCGCGCGCCTCCCCAGGAGCCCGGGAGGGCCGGGGAGGGTCGGCCGCGCTGAGCGGCTGGGGGGAAGTCTGCGCCCCGTCTCCCCCCGGGGCGCAGGCGGGACGGGAAGCGCCCCGCAGAGACCCGCGCGCCCACGGAGCGGGGAGGCGGATGCTCGGAACGCGCTCTGCGGCGCAAGCTCATTCAGGAAAGCTCACCTGCGCACAGGTGCGCCCTGAACGCCGCCAGGCCACGGGGGCCCCAGCCCAGAAGTGTCCCGGCCGCCGGGCCCACCCCCGTTTCACCCACTGAGACCAGCGCACCTGCGCCGGCCCACGTGCCAAGCCAGCTTCCCGGGGCGTTGGGTAAAGCGTCGCAGACGGGTCTCGCCGACGGGGCGCCCCAAGCGCGGGCCGCGGCCGCTTCGGCACCCCCCTCCCCGGCCGCGCGGACCAGGCCGTCTGGGGCGCCGGGGTCACGCTGGGCCGAGGGGAATGACGAGCGCGTGCTTGTTTCCAGACCCAGGAGGGGTTTTTTCTGCCCTCTGTCACGTTGTCGTGTCCGTTCAGCGCGCGGGCTGAAAAGCGGGCTTGTCAGGCAGGAGCGCGGAGGGTCGGAGCCCCCCCATCCCTGGCGGGAGAAGCTGGTGGAGTCGATGGCCGGGGACGGGGCACCTGGGGGCGGACGGAGCGCGCCTTGCCCTTTGAAGGCGTTTCCAAGCTAGAGAAGTGGTGTTTTCATTTGTTGCGGTGTTGCCTACGTGGAGGGAGGGGGCGTGCGCCCCCTGGACGTTGTCCCCCGAATCCTGGCTACACCCCCCCGCCCAGGGGGAGGACCCAGGAGGTGAGAAGACTCAGGAAATACCCTgctcagagggagggaaggacccTCTACAGACGCGCCGGgggcccctcccccaaccctccctgGGGTCTGTGTTGTCGTCTTGGGGACCAGGACGGGAAGGGATGTGTGAGTGACAGAGTGGCCGGTGATGGTGGGTAATCACTCATCAGCAGACGCCCCTTGGCCGGGCACCTGAGCCCTCCAGCCCCCGGGTGCGGCTCCTCACCTGGCCCAGCCCCTCCATCTGCGCTTCCTCCGTGGGCGTGACCACCGGCGGCGGCACGTGTAGGGCCCTCCCTGCCACATCCCCACTTCTGGCCAGGAGGCAGCATGGTGGTTGGGCAGGATACAGGAGCCCCACACTCACCTGCTCCCTGAGGGAGGGCAGTtgtccagcccccccccccacccccggagaTGACCCATGCCGGCCTCTGACCCTCCGCAGGGCCAAGGTCACACCGTGGAGAGCCATGATCCCGTGGACAAGCACAGACGGGGCTGAGGGATGGGCTCCCCAGGAAGGTCCCAGGGGACAGCGCTGGGCACTGGGAATCCCCAGTGAGAGCTGGGCGCCTGCATCCACACCCTCCTGCCACACAGAGGGATGGATGGACGTGAGGTCTGCCTTCATTTAGGGAAAGCAGTAGCCGGAAGGGCAGTTGGTGACTGGGTATGCTTCTGAGCCATGCAGGGAATCCGGCCTGAGGGGCTGCTTATGTGCTGTGACACTGGGGGTCCGAGTCTGTCCTGGGATCTTGGGGGGCCGTGTCTCTGCTGGGACCTGGGGGGTGTGTCCATGCTGGGACCTTGGGGGACTGCATCTGAGCTAGGGCCTCGGGGGCCACATCTGTGCCGGCGTCTGAGTGGGGAACTGCGGTTACATTGTTGCACAGGTTGTCCTGCCGGGGTGGAAATGGCCAGGACTCAGGAGCAGGCAGTATGCAGTGCCGTCTGCCCCAGGCCCTCCTCATCCCAGTCCCCTCTGAAAAGGAGGGTGATGTGTCAGAGCAAGCAGGTTGGGTGCCCGAGCACTGTGATACAACACTTTTTCTGCACCGACTGTGTACAGCCATGCACACCCTGCCTGCACACCATCTCCTTCCATCCTAACCTCACCGTCCTCAGCCCCACGTGTCCAGTgcggaaactgaggcttggactTGGCTAAGCACACAGAGCCCGTGAGAGGCCTAGCAGGAATCTGGACCCAGACTTTTGGACTTCAGGGCCCTCTTGACTAACCTGACATCTGGCCGCTGGCCTGCTGTCCCACTGATGGGGGCAGTGGACAAGTCACCATGTGCCCTGTGCAATGGGGAGCACTTCCAGGGAATAGAAAGATCAAACAGTGAGACACAGGCTCAGAGGGTTCAGGGCGGGAAGGaatccaggagggcttcctggaagaggtggcattCACCAGGGGCACCTGGGATGTCCAAGAGAGCAGAGCTGTGGCAGGACAGATGTCACGGGTGACAGCAGGGGTGAGGATGGGCTGTGTGTGCCAAGTGGAGGAAGGGTTCGGGCACAGGGGTAGGACAGTCCCAGAAGGAGGATGACTTTCATGGGCAAAGTCATGGAAGCGTCTGGCATGGCTGGTCTATGCTTTGGAAAGAGATCTGGGCGGGGCTGTGGGGCCAGGACCGAGGTGCGAACTAGGTCACTGGTGCTCTGAGCAGAAAACAGCACAGAGGTAGAATCTGTGGTTCACTGACACGATGGGGGCTGGACACGAGACAGAGGCCGAAGTGGCTGGGGGTAAGGGCGGCATGGacaaggcagggcagggggtgggccaGGCTGTGTTTGTGGAAGATGGTCCTGGCTGGACCTTCAAGGAGGTTGCCGACTAGGTGGGAGTCGAGAGTGGGGACCCCAGGCTTTGAGTAGTCTTAGGGTCCGGGGCATTGTTTCTGGGGGACAGCATGAGCAGGAGACCCCAATGGAGAGAGGGGATGCGGGAAAAGAGAATCGAGGGGTGTCTGGGGGCAGAATCAAGTGTCAGATACACAGGGCCAGGGCGTGGCCTCTTGGATGGGACATGAGTCACATTCAGACTGGGTGGTCCTGTCATGCACTGTGGGGTGTGGACCAGcctccctggtctccacccaccagatgccagctGTTCTCTCCTCCCCAAGTTGGGACAACCagaaatgtccccagacattgtCCTATGTCCTGGAGTGAGAGGGGCAAAGTTGCCCCTGGTCACAAAGCACTGATTGACAGATAAGTGACAGgtaaatagataaattagatGACAGATGACTGATTCATTGATTAATTGATGATATAGATCATTGAcatgacagatgaatagataagtagatgacagacaaatagattagataatagataactgatagaTGGTAGATGAATTGACAGCTGACAGTTGGATAGATAGATAAGTAGGTGATtggtagataggtacatagataATAAATGATAGAGGTACataaatgtaaatacacacatgcattcaTAATAGGGAAATGTgtgatagatggatagataggatggatggatggatagatagacagacagataagaTGGAtgaataggtaggtaggtagatagattagatggatagatggatagatagatagacagacagacagactgataCACAGACAGACCGCTCATGTCAGGCAGGGCTTCTCAACGCAGACTACTGGCATTTTAGTTGGGATAACTCTTGTGCTGTCCTGCGCACTGTAGGGTGTtgaacagcatccctggtctctacccaccaGATGTCAGTTGCTCCTACACAAATCGTGACACCCCAAAACTGTCCCCAGACACCACCAAGTGTCCTCTGTGTGGTAGAACTGCCCCCAGTTCAGGACCACCAGGGAAGAGGCGGGAAGGCTGGAGGGACAGTgcagccaggctgggaggagaTGCAGGACCAGGTCACATCCCCCAGGTCTCAGGGGGAGAACCTGGCTGAGTCAGAACATTCCGGGCCGCTTCCTCCCATTCTCAGTTCTAGCTGTGTGGTCCTGTTCCTAtaacagaaaacttaaaattaagaaGGCCCTGTAATAGGGCACAGAGATATGTGTATAGAGTAAAAAGATTTCCTTTTGGCAGGGGAAACGGGCCAGGGTTGATTCCCTGCCGTCCACACAGAGGGCCTGGTGAGAGTGTGTGTCACCCCTGCAGCATGGGATTATCTGCCCAAGAACCAAACGTTGGTTCTGACAAGTGGCACTTTGGCTACAAAACAGGAACAACAGGAAGACACTTTTGTAATAACTTGTGCTATAAAGGGAATAGAGGAAGTGGGACGATTAGGAGACGCAGCTCCGTGTAGGGCTGCCTGGTAGCTCACTGCCACGGATGTGGCCCATCTGCCAGGATGTGTGAGCTCCTCCGAATACCCTGTGGTTGGAGGCATGGGTCTCCAGGGGTTTCTGTCATATGCACGTGTGCTGGGGGTGGAACGGGGCAAACCCATTCTTGCATTGAGGACAGGGGCAGTCCAGCAGGCAGACATATGGGGTAGGATCCAAAATAACCCCTCAGTCTCAGCCACAGGGAACAAATGGGGGCGTGCCTGCATGAGCTGTGACCTTGTGCATGAGAGACCACAAGAAATCACCACGGGCTCTGTAATCATTTGTTAGGTGGTGGATGGAAAAAGGagtggatagatggataaatgcatggatgggtagatggatggatggatggatggatggatagatggatggatgagtagatggatggatgatggatgggtggatggatggatgagtagatggatggatgacggatggatggatgggtagatggatggatggatggatggatagatggatggatgagtggatggatagatagataaatgcatggatggatgggtggatggatggatgagtagatggatggatggatggatggatgggtgagtagATGGAtgggtgatggatggatggatggatgggtgatggatggatggatggatggatgggtagatggatggataggcAGATGgaggatggatgaatggacagataAAACAAGAGAGGAGGCTGGGTCCCAGTGAATTCCTCTGAATTAGTTTCTTGAGGAAgccgtaacaaattaccacaaactgggtggcttagaacaaTGGAGTTTTATCCTCTCACATTGTGGGGACTGGAGCTCCAAGGTCAAAGTATCCCAGGGCTGCACTCCCtttggaggctccaggggagggtccttcctgcctcttccaagTTCTGGAGGCCACAGGTGTGTCTGGGCTGGTGGCTGCCTCCCTCTCATCTCTGTCTTCACCCCGCTTTCTTCTGTCCATGTGTTTTTGTGTCTCTGTCCACCTTCTCTTCTTGCAAGGACACAAGTCACGTTGGGTTAGGGCCCATCCTGATGGCTTCATCTTAGCTTGTCTCTTAACTACATCTTCAAAGACCCTAACAAGCTCACCTTCACAGGTACAGGGCTTCAATCCATGTCAAGCAAATTCTCCACAAAGCCCTGTGGTCTTCATCCTactcagaggaagagagagggtgtATTGGATGGGTGGAGACCTGGGGGCCCCACTCAGATGCGCCCGAACCCAAATCCCTCACTAAGTCATGAATCCCCACTACAGGGCTTCCAGTAGGTGGAGCTGTCCCCGGCCCAGGCCCCCACTGCCTTTTTGTGCACCTGCATGGGGCCCTGCTGTGTCCTTGCTCTGCGGAAGGAATGGGGGAAGATGTTGGACATATGCAACCTGTCTGGGTGTGCACAGGGACCTTGCTGCTCCAGGTCTTCAGGGACTCACAGCAACTGTGCAAGACCCAGCTCTGCCTCATCACCGTGCGGTCAGGGAGGAAACTGAGCTAGGATTAGGGTAAAGGATCAGTCATCAAAATAACGACTgttgtctttacatttttttcatgcatGGAGGAGAAATCCACATAACCTATAATTCACTGGTATAAATACAATCCGATCTAGAACATTCATGGTGTCGTGCAGGCACCACCTCTAATTCCAGAATGTTTCCATCACGCCAAAAGGCCGCCCCGTACCCATGAGCCGTCACTACCCACTCCCGTCCCCAGCCCGTGGCCACCACCAACCTGCAATATTCTTCagcataaaaaggaaggaagtacaGATAGACTGTACAATGCGGAGGAACCTTGAAAATAGGATGGTCAGTGAGAGAAAGCAGCTGCCGAAGGTCACAGAGTGTGTGACTATCCCGTTCATAAGGAAGTCCAGAATGGGGCAATCAATATCTACTATTTTAAGGCAATGTTTTCACCAAACcaaatgaatgcaaaaatctCATGGTGACCCAAACA
Proteins encoded in this region:
- the LOC135320423 gene encoding guanine nucleotide exchange factor subunit RIC1-like; translation: LPIHPSIHPSPIHPSIHHPSIYSPIHPSIHPSTHPSIHPSIHAFIYLSIHSSIHLSIHPSIHLPIHPSVIHPSTHPSIHPSIIHPSTHPSIYPSIHPSIHLPIHAFIHLSTPFSIHHLTNDYRARVSVYPPIYPSIYPSIYPSIHPSIHPSIHLSIYPSIYLSVCLSIYHLSTYLTT